In Arthrobacter sp. SLBN-83, one DNA window encodes the following:
- a CDS encoding GerMN domain-containing protein — MGRVRPAVLAGILVLVPILAGCTAEGGPSPAGTTASVPASGGTMPDAPSTSAPLETTQSSNKAPVYWIGRSGTNIFLYREFRDVPEQDNPVTRALRAMMSEKPLDPDFFTPWQNPDKLATSISGKDVITVDVSADAFNSNLDADMAARAIQQLIYTATAAAASSGLIDTSQQIRVRILVDGHTDYVAFGKIQLGALMTRAAGLVAPVWIIDPQENAEVPGGSVKITGRSTSPGAKLHWQLLRTGDGGSKAPFLNGETTAGAEQGQAGAFTLGLNLPPGDYELRVAQAGSGGEPDKNEDTRSFKVR, encoded by the coding sequence ATGGGCCGCGTGCGCCCGGCTGTCCTTGCGGGAATCCTCGTGCTTGTTCCGATCCTGGCCGGCTGCACGGCAGAGGGCGGGCCCTCACCTGCAGGCACCACTGCATCGGTCCCCGCCTCCGGGGGCACCATGCCGGACGCCCCCTCCACCAGCGCCCCACTGGAAACCACGCAGTCCTCCAACAAGGCCCCGGTCTACTGGATTGGCCGCAGCGGTACGAATATCTTCCTCTACCGTGAATTCCGGGACGTCCCCGAGCAGGACAACCCGGTAACCCGGGCCCTGCGCGCCATGATGTCGGAGAAGCCCCTGGACCCTGATTTCTTCACACCCTGGCAGAACCCGGACAAGCTGGCCACTTCCATTTCAGGCAAGGATGTCATCACCGTAGATGTCTCCGCTGACGCCTTTAACAGCAACCTCGACGCAGACATGGCGGCGCGGGCCATCCAGCAGCTGATCTACACCGCCACCGCAGCGGCGGCCAGTTCGGGTCTGATCGACACCAGTCAGCAGATACGGGTCCGGATCCTGGTGGACGGCCATACGGACTACGTCGCGTTCGGAAAGATCCAGCTGGGCGCACTCATGACGCGGGCAGCAGGCCTGGTGGCGCCGGTATGGATTATCGACCCCCAGGAGAACGCCGAGGTGCCGGGCGGCAGCGTGAAGATCACAGGACGCAGCACCTCCCCCGGGGCGAAGCTCCACTGGCAGCTCCTTCGGACGGGGGACGGCGGCAGCAAGGCCCCGTTCCTGAACGGTGAAACCACGGCCGGCGCGGAGCAGGGACAGGCGGGCGCCTTCACGCTTGGCCTTAACCTGCCGCCAGGCGACTACGAGCTCCGGGTAGCGCAGGCCGGCTCCGGCGGCGAGCCTGACAAGAACGAGGACACGAGGTCCTTTAAGGTCCGGTAG
- a CDS encoding PhoH family protein: protein MTESANGKRRLNTGEGSPGEFPHSMPGTRTEVVLFENTDQMVQSLGSHDEALRFIEEQFPDVNFHARGNELSISGPVTDVPRIMRLLQEVRGLVARGTVITPAVLQQLVSLLRTQSLQNPVDVLTHDILSSRGRTIRPKTLNQKNYVDAIDANTVIFGIGPAGTGKTYLAMAKAVQALQQKEVSRIILTRPAVEAGERLGFLPGTLSDKIDPYLRPLYDALHDMMDPESIPRLMAAGTIEVAPLAYMRGRTLNDAFIILDEAQNTTPEQMKMFLTRLGFGSKMVVTGDITQVDLPFGTRSGLRIVEEILQGIDDVSFSVLDAADVVRHRLVGDIVNAYSIWDETQRNRVKHSASREKRGEHA, encoded by the coding sequence ATGACTGAATCAGCAAATGGTAAGCGCCGGCTCAACACGGGCGAAGGCAGTCCGGGGGAATTTCCCCACTCCATGCCCGGCACCCGGACCGAAGTTGTCCTCTTTGAGAACACAGACCAGATGGTTCAATCACTTGGCAGCCACGACGAGGCGTTGCGCTTCATCGAAGAGCAGTTTCCCGACGTCAATTTCCACGCCCGCGGCAACGAACTGTCCATCAGTGGCCCCGTCACGGACGTCCCCCGGATTATGCGGCTCCTTCAAGAGGTCCGCGGACTGGTGGCCAGGGGCACTGTCATCACGCCCGCGGTACTGCAGCAGCTGGTGTCGCTCCTGCGCACCCAGTCGCTGCAGAATCCCGTGGACGTGCTCACCCACGACATCCTTTCCAGCCGTGGCAGGACCATCCGGCCCAAAACGCTCAACCAGAAAAACTATGTTGATGCCATCGACGCCAACACGGTGATCTTCGGCATCGGGCCCGCCGGTACGGGCAAGACCTATTTGGCCATGGCAAAGGCGGTCCAGGCGCTGCAGCAAAAAGAGGTCAGCAGGATCATCCTCACCCGCCCCGCAGTGGAGGCGGGGGAGCGGCTGGGATTCCTGCCCGGCACGCTCAGCGACAAGATCGATCCCTACCTCAGGCCGCTCTATGACGCCCTGCACGACATGATGGACCCCGAATCCATTCCGAGGCTCATGGCAGCCGGCACCATTGAGGTGGCGCCGCTGGCCTACATGCGTGGGCGAACCCTCAACGACGCCTTCATCATTCTCGACGAGGCCCAAAACACCACGCCGGAACAGATGAAGATGTTCCTCACCCGGCTCGGATTCGGATCAAAGATGGTGGTGACCGGAGACATCACCCAGGTGGACCTGCCGTTCGGCACCCGGTCCGGGCTGCGGATCGTTGAGGAAATCCTGCAAGGCATCGACGATGTCAGCTTCTCCGTCCTGGACGCCGCCGACGTTGTGCGGCACCGGCTCGTGGGAGACATTGTCAACGCCTACAGCATCTGGGACGAAACCCAGCGCAACCGGGTCAAGCACTCAGCCAGCAGGGAAAAGCGGGGGGAACACGCGTGA
- the ybeY gene encoding rRNA maturation RNase YbeY produces MSIEVNNESGIQVDESELVALSRYIFEQLYIHPQAELSILLVDEPAMEKLHIELMDEPGATDVLSVPMDELTPGTPDRPTPQGMLGDIAICPQVAKVQARNAGHSLQDEMLLLTTHGILHLLGYDHAEPEEKAEMFGLQRELLSGFTGKEAPAETTQ; encoded by the coding sequence GTGAGCATCGAGGTCAACAACGAGTCCGGCATCCAGGTGGACGAATCGGAGCTCGTTGCCCTGTCGCGGTACATCTTTGAACAGCTCTACATCCACCCGCAGGCCGAACTTTCCATCCTCCTGGTGGACGAACCTGCTATGGAGAAGCTGCACATTGAACTGATGGATGAACCTGGCGCCACGGACGTGCTCTCGGTCCCCATGGACGAGCTGACCCCCGGGACCCCGGACCGGCCCACGCCCCAGGGGATGCTGGGCGACATCGCCATCTGCCCGCAGGTGGCCAAGGTCCAGGCCCGGAACGCCGGCCACTCACTCCAGGACGAGATGCTGCTGCTCACCACGCACGGCATCCTGCACCTGCTGGGCTACGACCACGCCGAGCCGGAAGAGAAAGCCGAGATGTTCGGGCTCCAGCGCGAACTCCTCTCGGGCTTCACCGGCAAAGAAGCCCCCGCCGAGACAACCCAGTGA
- a CDS encoding hemolysin family protein yields MTQLLLVAVALVFLAVAAVLTAAEAAFSFLPRHDAEEALHRSRGTAMRRILAEPVAHTRALRFWRVWFEMASAVAVAVLIASLLDNVWLAGLVATGIMALLGFVIVGVSPRQLGRLHSTAVVRFTAPMVRFLTSVLGPVPGWLVAIGSSAAPGAPGGDDAFFSEQEFRELVDRASESDMIEDTEAEMIQSVFDFGDTLVRAVMVPRTDIVSIDAGSSLHQAMSLFLRSGYSRIPVINENTDHILGIVYLKDVAAVIHQLGADQEPPLVESLAREVRYVPESKPVSDLLRELQKESTHVAIVIDEYGGTAGLVTLEDLIEEIVGEIVDEYDTESAEAVALDDGSYRVSARMGIDDLGELFDLEIDDDEVDTVGGLLAKALGRVPIVGSSVEVQGVSLRAERLEGRRNRVSHIIAAAVPRVETDLEGLLEEAEATQQGVPREQEK; encoded by the coding sequence GTGACGCAACTGCTCCTGGTCGCGGTGGCACTGGTTTTCCTTGCCGTCGCGGCCGTGCTGACCGCGGCCGAGGCCGCCTTCAGTTTTCTTCCCCGCCACGACGCCGAGGAGGCACTGCACCGGAGCCGCGGCACCGCCATGCGCCGGATCCTCGCCGAACCCGTGGCCCACACCCGGGCCCTGCGCTTCTGGCGCGTCTGGTTCGAGATGGCCTCGGCCGTGGCCGTCGCGGTGCTGATCGCCAGCCTGCTGGACAATGTGTGGCTCGCCGGCCTGGTGGCCACCGGCATCATGGCCCTCCTGGGCTTCGTGATCGTGGGTGTTTCGCCCCGGCAGCTCGGCCGGCTGCACTCCACAGCGGTGGTCCGCTTCACTGCCCCCATGGTCCGGTTCCTCACCAGCGTGCTGGGACCGGTTCCCGGCTGGCTGGTTGCCATCGGCAGTTCGGCGGCCCCCGGAGCGCCCGGCGGAGATGACGCCTTCTTCAGCGAGCAGGAGTTCCGTGAACTCGTGGACCGGGCCAGTGAGTCCGACATGATCGAGGACACCGAGGCGGAGATGATCCAGTCGGTGTTCGACTTCGGTGACACCCTGGTCCGGGCCGTCATGGTGCCCAGGACGGACATCGTCAGCATCGACGCCGGCTCCAGCCTGCACCAGGCCATGTCCCTCTTCCTGCGCTCCGGCTACTCCCGGATCCCGGTCATCAACGAAAACACGGACCACATCCTCGGCATTGTCTACCTCAAGGACGTTGCCGCGGTCATCCACCAGCTGGGCGCGGACCAGGAACCGCCCCTGGTGGAGTCTCTCGCCCGCGAAGTCCGTTACGTGCCGGAGTCCAAGCCCGTCAGCGACCTCCTGCGCGAACTGCAGAAGGAATCCACCCATGTGGCCATCGTCATCGACGAATACGGCGGAACGGCCGGGCTTGTGACCCTCGAGGACCTGATTGAGGAAATCGTGGGCGAGATCGTGGACGAATACGACACCGAGAGCGCGGAAGCGGTGGCACTGGACGACGGATCCTACCGGGTGAGCGCCCGGATGGGCATCGACGACCTCGGCGAGCTGTTCGACCTGGAGATTGACGACGACGAAGTGGACACTGTGGGCGGCCTCCTCGCCAAGGCGCTTGGCCGAGTCCCGATCGTGGGCAGCAGCGTGGAAGTGCAGGGCGTATCGCTGCGGGCGGAGCGGCTGGAGGGCCGCCGGAACCGGGTCAGCCACATCATTGCGGCGGCCGTACCAAGAGTAGAGACTGACCTTGAAGGCCTCCTGGAAGAGGCCGAAGCAACCCAGCAGGGAGTTCCACGTGAGCAAGAAAAATAA
- the era gene encoding GTPase Era, translating into MSKKNKAELPDDFGGFRAGFSVLVGRPNAGKSTLTNALVGKKVAITSAKPQTTRHTIRGIVHRDDAQLILVDTPGLHRPRTLLGKRLNDLVADTLAEVDAIGFCLPANEKIGPGDKFIAAQLAAVGRKPVVAIVTKADLVDKQALTEQLLAVAALGREVMGEDGWKDIVPVSAADGFQVETVADVLISHMPPSPPLYPDGELTDEPEAVMVAELIREAALEGVRDELPHSLAVVVEEIVPREDRPDDNPLLDVRVNLYVERPSQKAIIIGKGGSRLREVGTNARKGIEALLGTRIYLDLHVKVAKDWQRDPKQLVKLGF; encoded by the coding sequence GTGAGCAAGAAAAATAAGGCTGAACTACCGGACGACTTCGGCGGCTTCCGCGCTGGGTTTTCGGTCCTGGTCGGCAGGCCCAACGCGGGCAAGTCCACCCTGACCAATGCCCTGGTAGGCAAGAAAGTGGCCATCACCTCCGCTAAACCGCAGACCACGCGGCACACTATCCGCGGCATCGTGCACCGTGACGATGCCCAGCTGATCCTGGTGGACACACCGGGGCTGCACCGTCCCCGTACCCTCTTGGGAAAGCGCCTGAACGACCTCGTTGCAGACACGCTGGCCGAGGTGGACGCCATTGGTTTCTGTCTCCCGGCGAACGAGAAAATCGGCCCTGGCGACAAATTCATCGCGGCCCAGCTTGCCGCCGTCGGGCGCAAGCCGGTGGTCGCCATCGTCACCAAGGCGGACCTCGTGGACAAGCAGGCACTGACTGAACAGCTCCTTGCCGTGGCGGCCCTGGGACGCGAGGTGATGGGGGAGGACGGCTGGAAGGACATTGTTCCGGTCTCCGCTGCTGACGGTTTCCAGGTGGAAACGGTGGCCGACGTCCTGATCAGCCACATGCCGCCGTCGCCGCCCCTGTATCCGGACGGTGAACTGACGGATGAGCCCGAAGCGGTCATGGTTGCCGAGCTCATCCGCGAGGCTGCCCTCGAGGGGGTCCGGGACGAGCTTCCCCACTCGCTGGCCGTGGTGGTGGAGGAGATCGTCCCCCGGGAAGACCGGCCGGACGACAACCCCTTGCTGGACGTCCGGGTCAACCTCTACGTGGAGCGGCCATCCCAGAAGGCCATCATCATCGGCAAGGGCGGCAGCCGGCTGCGGGAAGTGGGAACGAACGCCCGCAAGGGCATCGAAGCCCTCCTGGGCACCCGGATCTACCTGGATCTTCACGTCAAGGTGGCCAAAGACTGGCAGCGCGACCCGAAACAGCTGGTCAAACTGGGTTTCTGA
- a CDS encoding LCP family protein, with product MDRGRDGRDNEADLSAGTGPVSRHANGGAVGAARHLGPLRGMPLWLKAVTGVVALVLVAAIAFGGFWFFRLQNNISKAPLNAGGENTEAAGNDATGRLQILILGSDTRDGKNSEYGTTDDSTGYGKSDVMMLMDISEDNKRVNVISFPRDLLVDIPDCKDKKSGKDYPARTGVMINEAMSEAGIGCAVDTVNKLTGMQVDHFMMADFNAVKELSNAVGGVDVCISDAVYDPDSRLRLPAGTSSVQGEMALAFLRTRHAFADGGDLGRIKAQQGFLSSLTRKIKDEGTLSDPAKMLKIADVVTQNLTVDDGLASVPTLLTIGTRLKDIDISKVAFVAVPTTPAPVDPNRLVIAEPAGAQLFSALRKNVDLTDPTAPPSPSPTETASPSPAPTETAPPVPPYNKAIQPVTVANGSGVSGRAQEIVQALVAGGFTQTGQFLAQPVAKTAVYYGNGFADVAADVAALLGIPATLMIPAPGVSGVQVYVGSDFTSGTTYGAGAGGGTAPALPQDIVNQTAGDKVCQQANPELIVR from the coding sequence GTGGATCGAGGCCGCGATGGACGCGACAACGAGGCTGACCTGTCAGCCGGGACGGGACCGGTATCCCGCCACGCAAACGGCGGTGCCGTTGGTGCTGCCCGCCACCTAGGCCCCCTGCGCGGGATGCCGTTATGGCTGAAGGCCGTCACTGGCGTGGTGGCACTGGTCCTCGTGGCCGCTATCGCTTTCGGCGGGTTCTGGTTTTTCCGGCTCCAGAACAACATCTCCAAGGCGCCGCTGAACGCCGGCGGGGAGAACACCGAGGCTGCCGGGAACGATGCCACCGGCCGCTTGCAGATCCTGATTCTCGGCTCGGATACCCGCGACGGGAAGAACTCGGAGTACGGAACCACCGACGATTCCACCGGCTACGGCAAGTCGGACGTGATGATGCTGATGGACATCTCCGAGGACAACAAGCGCGTCAACGTCATCAGCTTCCCGCGTGACCTGCTGGTGGACATCCCCGACTGCAAGGACAAGAAATCCGGCAAGGATTATCCTGCCCGCACCGGTGTGATGATCAACGAGGCCATGAGCGAGGCCGGCATCGGCTGCGCTGTGGACACGGTCAACAAGCTCACCGGCATGCAGGTGGACCACTTCATGATGGCCGATTTCAATGCCGTGAAGGAACTGTCCAATGCAGTGGGCGGAGTCGACGTCTGCATCAGCGACGCCGTTTACGACCCCGATTCCCGGCTGCGGCTGCCCGCAGGAACATCGTCGGTGCAGGGTGAAATGGCGCTTGCGTTCCTCCGGACCCGCCACGCTTTTGCCGACGGCGGCGACCTGGGGCGGATCAAGGCGCAGCAGGGCTTCCTGTCCTCGCTGACCCGCAAGATCAAGGATGAAGGAACGCTGTCGGACCCTGCGAAAATGCTGAAGATCGCCGACGTCGTGACCCAGAATCTGACCGTTGATGACGGGCTTGCTTCCGTGCCCACCCTGCTGACCATCGGCACCCGGCTCAAGGACATCGACATCAGCAAGGTGGCCTTTGTGGCGGTGCCCACCACGCCGGCGCCCGTTGATCCCAACCGGCTCGTTATCGCGGAGCCTGCGGGTGCACAGCTGTTCTCGGCGCTGCGGAAGAACGTGGACCTCACCGATCCCACTGCGCCTCCTTCGCCGTCGCCCACCGAGACGGCGTCACCGTCTCCGGCGCCGACCGAGACGGCTCCGCCGGTGCCGCCCTATAACAAGGCCATCCAGCCCGTCACGGTCGCCAACGGAAGCGGCGTCAGCGGCCGCGCGCAGGAGATCGTCCAGGCGTTGGTGGCCGGCGGCTTCACGCAGACCGGCCAGTTCCTCGCCCAGCCCGTGGCCAAGACAGCCGTGTACTACGGCAACGGCTTCGCCGACGTCGCGGCCGACGTCGCCGCGCTCCTGGGGATTCCGGCCACCCTCATGATTCCTGCCCCGGGGGTATCGGGCGTGCAAGTCTACGTCGGCAGCGATTTCACCAGCGGCACCACTTACGGAGCAGGAGCCGGCGGTGGCACTGCACCTGCCTTGCCGCAGGACATCGTCAACCAGACTGCAGGAGACAAAGTCTGTCAGCAGGCCAACCCTGAGCTGATCGTGCGGTAG